One Halostella limicola genomic window carries:
- the pdhA gene encoding pyruvate dehydrogenase (acetyl-transferring) E1 component subunit alpha, producing MPRERAAEFTIDHVQVLDESGEADEDLVPNLSEEELLDLYRNMKRARRFDTRAIALQRRGEIGTIAPAIGQEAVQVASATALSEADWMVPSFRESAAYLTRGIDPHLLLWYAMGMEEGAEVPEGEHTMPPSIAVGAQTLHGAGLGWGQAITDDDAASLVFFGDGASSEGDAYEAFNMAGVFDAHTVFLCQNNRYAISVPTENQTRAETIAQKAIAGGIDGIQVDGNDVLGTYKVVTEALEQARQGNPILVEALTYRQSMHTTADDPSVYRTPEEEAEWEERDPIDRYEDYLRSEGVLDDETVAEIEEDVETELEAAIERAREGEKEVVPAEMFDHVFDELPQSLRKQRDEFRREEVDHD from the coding sequence ATGCCCAGAGAGCGGGCCGCCGAGTTCACGATAGACCACGTGCAGGTCCTCGACGAGTCGGGGGAGGCCGACGAGGATCTCGTCCCGAACCTGTCCGAGGAGGAACTGCTCGACCTGTACCGAAACATGAAGCGGGCGCGCCGCTTCGACACGCGGGCCATCGCGCTCCAGCGTCGCGGCGAGATCGGCACCATCGCCCCAGCGATCGGGCAGGAGGCGGTGCAGGTCGCCAGCGCGACGGCGCTGTCCGAGGCCGACTGGATGGTGCCGTCGTTCCGCGAGAGCGCCGCCTACCTGACCCGCGGGATCGACCCGCACCTCCTGCTGTGGTACGCCATGGGGATGGAGGAGGGCGCGGAGGTGCCCGAGGGTGAACACACGATGCCGCCCTCCATCGCCGTCGGGGCCCAGACCCTCCACGGCGCGGGGCTGGGGTGGGGGCAGGCGATCACCGACGACGACGCCGCGTCGCTCGTCTTCTTCGGCGACGGGGCCTCCAGCGAGGGCGACGCCTACGAGGCGTTCAACATGGCCGGCGTGTTCGACGCCCACACCGTCTTCCTCTGTCAGAACAACCGGTACGCTATCAGCGTCCCGACCGAGAACCAGACCCGTGCCGAGACCATCGCCCAGAAGGCCATCGCGGGCGGCATCGACGGGATCCAGGTCGACGGCAACGACGTGCTCGGCACGTACAAGGTCGTCACGGAGGCGCTGGAGCAGGCCCGGCAGGGGAACCCGATCCTCGTCGAGGCGCTCACCTACCGTCAGTCGATGCACACGACCGCGGACGACCCCTCCGTCTACCGGACGCCCGAGGAGGAGGCCGAGTGGGAGGAGCGCGACCCCATCGACCGGTACGAGGACTACCTGCGCTCCGAGGGCGTGCTCGACGACGAGACCGTCGCCGAGATAGAGGAGGACGTCGAGACCGAACTGGAAGCCGCCATCGAGCGCGCCCGCGAGGGGGAGAAAGAGGTCGTCCCCGCGGAGATGTTCGACCACGTCTTCGA